In Brevibacillus marinus, the genomic window TCCCGCAGATTGTCTGGCATGGACTGCCTCTTTATCAAGCGTTCCTTTATTCCCGCGGGCACATTCACGGCGGGCAAATCCCTGCAGGGGTAAATGTTTTAATGCCGCAGATTATCATCGCCGCCCAATGCACGCAGGCCAGCGGCGTGGCCATGGGCTTCAAGCTGCGCAAGGAACAGCGGATCGCGATCGCCTACTTCGGCGACGGCGCTACCTCGCAAGGTGACTTCTACGAAGGGCTGAACTTCGCCGGGGTGTACAAACTGCCGGTGGTCTTCCTGTCGCAAAACAACGGCTATGCGATTTCCGTTCCGTTCGAAAAACAGACGGCGGCGCAAAACATCGCGATTAAAGCGGTGGCGGCCGGCATCCACGGTCTGCGGGTGGACGGAATGGACGTGCTGGCTGTTTACAAGGCGACGCAGGAAGCAAGACAGCGGGCGCTGGCCGGGGAAGGGCCCACTTTGATTGAAGCGCTTACCTACCGCTATGGTCCGCACACGATGTCCGGCGACGATCCGACCCGTTACCGCACCAACGAAGAGCAGGGCGAGTGGGAGCAGCGCGATCCGTTGATCCGCTTCCGCGCGTTCCTGCAAGCCAAGGGATTGTGGAGCGAGAAGGACGAAGAAGCGGTGATCGAGGAAGCGAAGCAAGCCGTGGCTGACGCGCTCAAGAAGGCGGACGAATATCCGAAGATG contains:
- the pdhA gene encoding pyruvate dehydrogenase (acetyl-transferring) E1 component subunit alpha, whose amino-acid sequence is MSVTTAAEQIVNNTPLQILAPDGTVVNPELMPELSDEQLRELMRKMVFTRVWDQRAISLNRQGRLGFYAPVAGQEASMIGSQSALSQEDFILPSYRDIPQIVWHGLPLYQAFLYSRGHIHGGQIPAGVNVLMPQIIIAAQCTQASGVAMGFKLRKEQRIAIAYFGDGATSQGDFYEGLNFAGVYKLPVVFLSQNNGYAISVPFEKQTAAQNIAIKAVAAGIHGLRVDGMDVLAVYKATQEARQRALAGEGPTLIEALTYRYGPHTMSGDDPTRYRTNEEQGEWEQRDPLIRFRAFLQAKGLWSEKDEEAVIEEAKQAVADALKKADEYPKMKVSDLIDAMYETLPDGLQEQKAEYVEKETK